The following are from one region of the Falco biarmicus isolate bFalBia1 chromosome 1, bFalBia1.pri, whole genome shotgun sequence genome:
- the LOC130159595 gene encoding LOW QUALITY PROTEIN: sperm acrosome membrane-associated protein 6-like (The sequence of the model RefSeq protein was modified relative to this genomic sequence to represent the inferred CDS: inserted 1 base in 1 codon): protein MGWWWVLAPRLPGNPGIKAGGLALRQWVALASWLPAVHSCLLCFGPPSQREQLCHDITGAPLKDPRHQRCLEALAQAAEPLSSVTVGSGQRDVLREIVMDALHFLEKQSKTKPFEVSLQAAVNVIWAKLSHLEKAPACVPPCGYQPAARVFQCATCRLVDCQFPLDCPVQVLRAQTDETVTLHCSVPFAPXPGLPVTWMFAKDLYTQDLTLFEELQGSTEGSRILIIHDPIPGTIACSLGEVYEPLVRKYFYLNGAPRHLSTLGGSEQCGVK, encoded by the exons atggggtggtggtgggtgctggctcCCAGGCTCCCTGGAAACCCAGGCATCAAGGCAGGGGGGCTTGCCTTGCGGCAATGGGTGGCCCTGGCATCCTGGCTCCCTGCGGTGcactcctgcctgctctgctttggGCCTCCCAGTCAGCGGGAACAGCTCTGCCATGACATTACTGGGGCCCCCCTCAAGGACCCTCGACATCAACGCTGCCTTGAGGCCCTTGCCCAGGCTGCTGAGCCACTTTCCTCTGTCACTGTGG GGTCGGGGCAGCGTGATGTACTTCGGGAGATCGTCATGGATGCCCTGCATTTTCTGGAGAAGCAGAGCAAGACGA AGCCCTTTGAGGTGTCTCTACAGGCAGCCGTCAACGTAATCTGGGCGAAGCTGAGCCATCTGGAGAAAG ctccagcctgtgTCCCGCCTTGTG GATACCAGCCAGCTGCTCGCGTCTTCCAGTGTGCTACCTGCCGCCTCGTGGACTGCCAGTTTCCCCTGGATTGCCCAG TGCAGGTCCTGCGGGCCCAAACAGATGAAACCGTCACACTGCACTGCTCTGTGCCCTTTGCAC TCCCTGGCCTGCCCGTTACCTGGATGTTTGCCAAGGAC ctgtacACACAGGACCTGACACTGtttgaggagctgcagggaagcacAGAGGGATCTCGCATTCTGATCATCCATGACCCCATTCCAGGAACCATCGCCTGTTCCCTGGGGGAGGTTTATGAGCCATTGGTCCGCAAGTACTTCTACCTCAACGGTGCGCCCAGACACCTGAGTACCCTTGGGGGCAGTGAGCAGTGTGGGGTGAAGTAG
- the LOC130159683 gene encoding coiled-coil domain-containing protein 183-like has product MPIQVAQEKLQADIYERVNTCNMLLHQVRQRRQVREELQRRLQQLQDAAMPDKRQQAQAQAICQLEKNIEKVLLKVHTGQKVTALYLAVRDVLRKELAHLPPQLDLLCKMAELYGRELQDMDLMALEACKAADRAKEDANRTRSRILAERARMYRSRATQEVSVDTGWRKEVYQRHLRACTSLQQERHELTVDSPTPASQDQLVGTSLEAVRSQMEHEARVTQKMQQAKAALQCSRIWDIPGRLLEQQQSSADLEQCIKEGEEKKRALAERLHELELNLAKLKFHQPSNTSRCAVVVLEEELRLKLQCQEARLEDMRAQMMRSKDVLLKCEEDIDSLFVRLQGITVPGQEDPVKAMAVEEKLQHCEQKLRYLVQRVASLPHDWRSPNKDNKIFAEVRNLLENTTADHPQNLRVSLEDAGSGQGRRAQRGHVPQQPSQPLPVGIPGHPCLSSTVPAEPNPRAACPRCCGTRRESLGFKITWLWPPPVGCSWGRPRAFGSSLLCF; this is encoded by the exons ATGCCCATCCAGGTGGCCCAGGAGAAGCTCCAGGCCGACATCTATGAACGGGTGAACACCTGCAACATGCTGCTGCACCAGGTGAGGCAGCGGAGACAAGTGCGGGAGGAGCTGCAGAggcggctgcagcagctgcaggatgctgcgATGCCTGACAAGCGGCAGCAGGCACAGGCGCAG gccatttgccagctggagaaaaacattGAGAAGGTGCTCCTCAAGGTCCACACTGGACAGAAGGTGACTGCCCTGTACCTGGCGGTGCGGGATGTCCTGAGGAAG GAGCTGGCCCACCTGCCTCCGCAGCTGGACCTCCTGTGCAAGATGGCCGAGCTGTATGGTAGGGAGCTCCAGGACATGGATCTCATGGCCTTGGAGGCCTGCAAAGCCGCTGACAGAGCCAAG GAGGACGCAAACAGGACGCGCAGCCGGATCCTTGCGGAGAGAGCGCGCATGTACCGCTCCCGGGCCACCCAGGAGGTCTCTGTAGACACAGGGTGGCGGAAGGAGGTGTACCAAAGGCACCTGAGAGCG TGCACATccttgcagcaggagaggcacGAGCTCACCGTGGACTCCCCGACCCCGGCCTCACAGGACCAGCTCGTGG gcaCCAGTCTGGAGGCCGTCAGGTCCCAGATGGAGCACGAGGCCAGGGTCACGCAGAAGATGCAGCAGGCCAAGGCTGCGCTGCAGTGCTCCAGGATCTGG GACATACCCGGCAGGCTCCTGGAACAGCAGCAGTCCTCGGCGGACCTGGAGCAGTGCATCAAGGAGGGCGAGGAGAAGAAGCGGGCACTGGCGGAGAGGCTGCACGAGCTGGAGCTGAACCTAGCTAAGCTGAAGTTTCACCAGCCCTCCAACACAAGCAGGTGTGCAGTCGT ggtgctggaggaggagctgcGGCTGAAACTGCAGTGCCAAGAGGCTCGGCTGGAGGACATGCGGGCCCAGATGATGAGGAGCAAGGATGTTCTGCTGAAATGTGAAGAGGACATCGACAGCCTTTTCGTCCGCCTGCAGGGCATCACCGTGCCCGGCCAG GAGGATCCCGTCAAGGCCATGGCGgtggaggagaagctgcagcactgtgagCAGAAGCTGCGCTACCTGGTGCAGCGGGTGGCCAGCCTGCCCCACGACTGGCGCAGCCCCAACAAGGACAACAAG ATTTTTGCCGAGGTCCGTAATTTACTAGAGAACACCACTGCGGATCACCCACAGAACCTGAGGGTTTCCTTGGAGGACGCAGGCAGCGGCCAAGGTAGGAGAGCACAGCGAGGACACGTGCCACAGCAaccatcccagcccctgcccgtgGGGATTCCTGGGCATCCTTGCCTGTCTTCCACTGTCCCAGCAGAGCCCAACCCACGAGCTGCTTGTCCCAGGTGCTGTGGGACAAGGAGGGAGAGCCTTGGCTTCAAAATCACCTGGTTGTGGCCTCCTCCTGTTGGATGTTCTTGGGGGAGACCACGAGCTTTTGGCAGCTCTCTACTGTGTTTTTAA